The sequence CGGCCGCCCAGGATGTAGCCGCCATCGGTGGTCTGCTGCAGGGCGTTGAGCTCATCGCTACGACTTCCGCCCAAGGTTCGGTCCCATTGCTTGTTTCCGGCGGCATCCAGCTTCACTACCCAGTAGTCTAATTCGCCTCGGCTGTTTTGGCTCTTCTCAAAGCCCGCATCGGACGCAGACCGGCCGCCCAGGATGTAGCCGCCATCGGTGGTCTGCTGCAGGGCGTTGAGCTCATCGCTACGACTTCCGCCCAAGGTTCGGTCCCATTGCTTGTTTCCGGCGGCATCCAGCTTCACTGCCCAGTAGTCTAATTCGCCTCGGCTGTTTTGGCTCTTCTCAAAGCCCGCATCGGACGCAGACCGGCCGCCCAAGATGTAGCCGCCATCGGTGGTCTGCTGCAGGGAGGTCAAAAAATCCAAATTGCTGCCGCCCAGGGTTCGGTCCCATTGCACGGTAGGCTGGGCGTGGGCAGCCAGGGCGGCGAGCAGCAGGGCAAGGATGGCAAGCTGGGGGGTAGTATTCATGGGGGTGGGTAGAATCGACGTATGTCTACCAAAAGTAGAAGAATCAGACCCTGTAATCAATATAGATAGTCAGATTCATTTTAAATTCATGATAACGGTTTTTTCCAGTTTTGCATAGGCCGCTCCGGCTTCTTACTAAGTGGTTGTGGATGAGCACTCTATGGCCATCTGTTTAGACGGTCCGGGTCAGCGCCTGGCTGGCACAGAGAGGGCCAGCAGGCCCAGGTAGGTAAGCAGGCCGTTGATGAGCAGCAG is a genomic window of Bacteroidota bacterium containing:
- a CDS encoding T9SS C-terminal target domain-containing protein, with product MNTTPQLAILALLLAALAAHAQPTVQWDRTLGGSNLDFLTSLQQTTDGGYILGGRSASDAGFEKSQNSRGELDYWAVKLDAAGNKQWDRTLGGSRSDELNALQQTTDGGYILGGRSASDAGFEKSQNSRGELDYWVVKLDAAGNKQWDRTLGGSRSDELNALQQTTDGGYILGGR